In one window of Brassica rapa cultivar Chiifu-401-42 chromosome A07, CAAS_Brap_v3.01, whole genome shotgun sequence DNA:
- the LOC103829250 gene encoding MLP-like protein 423, which translates to MGLSGVLHVEVEVKSPAEKFWVALGDGINLFPKEFPKDYKTMQVLAGDGNSPGSIRLIIYGEGSPLVKVSAERIETVDLENKSMTYSIIGGEMLEYYKTFKGTITVTPKGGGSILKWSAEFEKTGHEIEDPHVIKDFAVKNFKEIDEYLLKQSSV; encoded by the exons ATGGGATTGAGTGGTGTTCTTCATGTGGAGGTTGAGGTTAAGTCTCCAGCAGAAAAGTTCTGGGTTGCACTCGGTGACGGTATCAATCTCTTTCCCAAAGAGTTCCCTAAGGACTACAAAACAATGCAAGTTCTTGCCGGAGATGGCAACTCTCCTGGCTCCATTCGCCTCATTATTTATGGAGAAG GATCCCCACTGGTGAAAGTATCGGCGGAGAGAATCGAAACAGTGGATCTGGAAAACAAAAGCATGACGTACAGCATCATCGGCGGTGAAATGTTGGAATACTATAAGACATTCAAAGGAACCATCACCGTTACTCCCAAGGGCGGTGGCAGCATTTTGAAATGGTCTGCTGAGTTTGAGAAGACCGGCCATGAGATTGAAGATCCACACGTCATCAAGGACTTTGCTGTCAAGAACTTCAAAGAGATCGATGAGTATCTCCTTAAACAATCCAGCGTCTAA